In Runella sp. SP2, the genomic window GTAAGTATCCAACCCAAAATCCATAAAGCTCAAATCTGACTTGGGCCGAAAGGCAAACGTCCCGAAATGCGCCGCCGAATGGGGATTTTTTTCGGGTTGATTCACCCATGTTTGTCGGGCGGCATCGTTGGCCTTCTGCCGCGACCGCGCCAGCGATTCATAATTTTGAAAGCCCGTCCAAGTGGCAACCAAAAGTAGCAGCAGTACCACACTGCCCGCTACCCAAAACCGCCTGTCGCGCAGGGTTTGGGTAAATTCTTTGTTAGCGATGAGATTTTTCACACCGTTTGCAGATAAAGTTGCTCCAATTCATTGGCCGAAATATCCTTGGCATCAATCACCGATACCAGATTGCCTTCTTTCATGATGCCGATGCGATTGGCTACCTCTTTGGCCCGAAAAATATCGTGCGTTGCCATCAAAACGGCCGTACCATTTTTGGCCAATTCACGCAAAATCTCCGAAAATTCGTTAGAGGCTTTGGGGTCAAGGCCAGAAGTAGGCTCATCGAGCAATAAAGCTTTGGCTTTTTTAGCGACGGCAATGGCGATACCCACTTTTTGCCGCATTCCTTTGGAGTAGCCGCCTACGCGTTGGTTATGAGCAGATGTTTGTAAACCTGCTTTGCTTAGGAAGTCACTCAGTTCCACTTCTCCGTAATGAAACCCTGCCAAAGAAGAAAAAAAAGCAAGATTTTCGAGCCCCGTCAGGTTGGCATAAAGCATGACCGTTTCGGGTATATAGGCCAAGTATTTTTTGGTTTCGAGAGCATTTTCTCCGACCGAAATTCCATTGATACGTACTTCGCCGCTCGTAGGAGTAATAAATCCTAAAAAACAATTGATTGTGGTTGTTTTACCCGCACCATTTTGCCCTAAAAGCGCAAATATTTCGCCTTCATGGATGGTCAGAGTCAGGTTGTTGAGAGCGGTTTGCTCGCCGTAGGTTTTACTTAAATTCCTTGCTTGTAACATATATTTTGATGTTTGATTAAGTCATTTTAAAATGTGAATTCATCCCCTTCCTACACTTTATCAGATAAAAAGGGTAGTTTTCTTCTACATCCGTTACCTCGAAGAGTCCTACATCACCAAATTCCTCCTTGATACTTTCATCGTCATAAAAGTATATTTTTACACCACCAAACATTTCAAATCTGTCTTTACTAATTTGAATGCCTTGCCCATAAGTTTTAGCAGCCTTAGTAATTGCTGTGAAGAACATGAAACCGTCGTCTTTTAACTGCTTATAGCAGTCTTGAATTAGTTTTTGGCGTTCATCTTGGTCTAACAAATAAATAAGTCCATAACAAAATATACCGTCATATAATGTGTTATCAAAAGGCATCTCTGTTACGGAGCCATGATGTATCGTCAATTCATCACCAAAATATTTTTTAGCAATCTCAATTGCTGTCTCAGAAATTTCTATCCCCGTTACTTTTATGCCGTTTTCTATGAATGTTTTTGCATTTCGCCCATAGCCAATCCCAGGAATTAATACATCTTTTACGTGATGCTTTTTAAAAAAATCCTTTGCCAATTCGGCAGAGTTTGCGGGTACATGGCCCCACATTTCTTGTTTTTCTTTAAAAGCTTTTTCCCAAAATTTTGTCATATCGAAATTACTTTTTACAAATTTTGTCTTCCAGAATTTCAACATTAATCTTCCAATTCTTCATTAAATTCAGAACTTTTTCTGAGTTTATAGTTTCTGCTTCCAATCTAAAAATTGTATGCCCACAGGGAAAAGTTAAGCCTGTTTCATTAAGGTCATAATTAGCTTTTAATTCACTGTTTTCTGCCTTTAGATACTTCAAAACATAGTCTGCCTGCGCTTTTGTTTGAATATCAGTTATGAATATCTCGGTCATATTTTGTTGTATTTTTTAGCTTAATTTAAAATTCTCTTCATTTCCATTTTTATTAAATTTCAAGCTTGCCCAACCCAAGCACAATCCAGTAATTATCAGCAAAGGAAGTAACATTTTTAGCCATTGAACCTCTACTTTTTCCCTGTAATACTCCAACCCGAAAGCGGCCCATTTTTCGCTAACTACGGGGACTTCGGTGAAGATTTTCGGGTAAAAATAGAGGCGTTTTTGCTCGTGAAAGTCTTCAAGTTTTTCGAGGAAGTGCAGGTAATTGTCCATGTCAGACAAGCTCAGTGCATTGAGGCTAAGTTGGACATGAACGGTCGGAAAAAACAGTCCCACGATACTGCTCAATCTATTGCGTTTTTGAAGTTTCTCTTTGAGTGCCAGAGCGTCGGGAGCGGCTTCGTCGTCGCCCATTTGCTGCATGGCGTAGTACCAAAGCCAACTGTAATCTTTGCCTTCAGGGTGTTGGTATTGGCTGAATTGCGGGTAATGTTGGTGAAACTTCGCTACAGTCGGTTCTTTTGGTTCATCCCACTTATTGTGATAGCCGTCTCGGCTTTCCAAAACTACGCTAAACGCCTCTGGAACAGGGTACAAATGTAGGGTCAAAGCATTGATAGTTGCGGGTGCAACCAACGTAAGCAAGACCCACGAAAGCAACAAAATCAGGGCGTTTTGACTGGAGTTTTTTTGAAAACTTACGACCAACCACGCCAAGGCAAACCAGAAACTCACGTAGAGAATACTCGTCAACGCAAAAGCCAACAAAGCCGCATCCAGCGGAAGGTGTAAATATACCGAAGCAACTACCAGCAGCAACACCAACACACTCAAAACGCTTGCGTAACGAATCAGGATTTTCGCCTTTATCATGGACAACGGGCGCGACGATTGACTTAACACCAAACTCCACGTTCCGCCTTCTTTTTCTTCTGAAATGAGATTGAAACAAAAAGCGATAATGATGAGCGGAAAAAAGCAAATCAAGACAAAACTAAAGTCCAGATTACCCAACAACTGATACATCGGATTCATCAAATCAGTTTCGTATTTTTGTTCTTCTAAATTACGAATGGTAACGCTTTGAAGTGACGGATGCACATCGCGCTGCCCCATCGACAATCCTGCTAAAGGAGACATTTCGTTGACCAGTCCAAAACGAACATAGTACAGTAGCAGTCCTATTTCTTTGGGGTGAAATTTTACGTTTCTAGCAATGCTTTCTTGCTGATAGTGTGCCGTTTTTTCAATTATTTCTTGATTTTTATCGAGAAAAAGTTTGCCAATGTGTAAGCTGACTAACCCCGCTCCGAGCAAAAACAAAAGCCCTATCATTAAGCCTTTAGAACGAAAAAAATTTTTTAACAAAAGTGTATTCATGTCAAAAATCATTCAACTGATTAAAAAAATACCGAATCAAAAAAGACAAACCTACTACCCACAAAACCAAGGAAATAACTGAAAAAATTTCGTGTTTTAAAACCGCCGTACACGTCAAAAAATGGTAGCGAAAGTCGGGCAATTGAGACCAATATTTTTGGCTAATAACCGCTTTTTTATCGGCCGAACTTTTCACTTTATTGCTAATCAATTTGATCTGTAATTCATT contains:
- a CDS encoding ABC transporter ATP-binding protein translates to MLQARNLSKTYGEQTALNNLTLTIHEGEIFALLGQNGAGKTTTINCFLGFITPTSGEVRINGISVGENALETKKYLAYIPETVMLYANLTGLENLAFFSSLAGFHYGEVELSDFLSKAGLQTSAHNQRVGGYSKGMRQKVGIAIAVAKKAKALLLDEPTSGLDPKASNEFSEILRELAKNGTAVLMATHDIFRAKEVANRIGIMKEGNLVSVIDAKDISANELEQLYLQTV
- a CDS encoding DUF3526 domain-containing protein is translated as MNTLLLKNFFRSKGLMIGLLFLLGAGLVSLHIGKLFLDKNQEIIEKTAHYQQESIARNVKFHPKEIGLLLYYVRFGLVNEMSPLAGLSMGQRDVHPSLQSVTIRNLEEQKYETDLMNPMYQLLGNLDFSFVLICFFPLIIIAFCFNLISEEKEGGTWSLVLSQSSRPLSMIKAKILIRYASVLSVLVLLLVVASVYLHLPLDAALLAFALTSILYVSFWFALAWLVVSFQKNSSQNALILLLSWVLLTLVAPATINALTLHLYPVPEAFSVVLESRDGYHNKWDEPKEPTVAKFHQHYPQFSQYQHPEGKDYSWLWYYAMQQMGDDEAAPDALALKEKLQKRNRLSSIVGLFFPTVHVQLSLNALSLSDMDNYLHFLEKLEDFHEQKRLYFYPKIFTEVPVVSEKWAAFGLEYYREKVEVQWLKMLLPLLIITGLCLGWASLKFNKNGNEENFKLS
- a CDS encoding bifunctional 2-polyprenyl-6-hydroxyphenol methylase/3-demethylubiquinol 3-O-methyltransferase UbiG, with translation MTKFWEKAFKEKQEMWGHVPANSAELAKDFFKKHHVKDVLIPGIGYGRNAKTFIENGIKVTGIEISETAIEIAKKYFGDELTIHHGSVTEMPFDNTLYDGIFCYGLIYLLDQDERQKLIQDCYKQLKDDGFMFFTAITKAAKTYGQGIQISKDRFEMFGGVKIYFYDDESIKEEFGDVGLFEVTDVEENYPFYLIKCRKGMNSHFKMT